The proteins below are encoded in one region of Silene latifolia isolate original U9 population chromosome 2, ASM4854445v1, whole genome shotgun sequence:
- the LOC141641890 gene encoding uncharacterized protein LOC141641890 produces the protein MDIFVEVSTSQIVIPTPSIRLDDVAQFVSLETNYVNEGEFDGNLEGDEIDEELAILDENLLANEEDGDDDLVFASAPIVEFNKIDQLDEDELNSWKTWENMVRYEHGKEFAVGQVFPNKASLSDEVTSYCVKANQFFKVAESKPNTITFKCGRIPTPCNWRLRATQKDFHSEVFTIVTYKGPHDESCVCDMVPQDHMNLKRAFISHEIRNLVEGDWGYKVNSVVTYILDKYGYTISYTKAWNAKQRAIEEIFGDWDKSYELLPRFMQGLKESNPGTIVQFYTTPTTNPNVQKFKRVFWAFKPCIDGFEHCRPVLSIDGTHLYGKFKGTILTAMSIDANNQIFPVAFAIVEAENTDSWPWFMSCIRVFVTKRSGLCVISDRHKGIMKAMSEVGSGWEEPYAYHRVCIRHLASNVNTRFRNTAVKEMFGSTAMQLQNKKFDIGFRRLGELNREAQQYVVEIGIEKWSMLKYVCLS, from the coding sequence ATGGACATATTTGTAGAAGTTTCTACTAGTCAAATTGTCATTCCTACACCAAGTATTAGGCTAGATGATGTTGCTcaatttgtttcacttgaaaCTAATTACGTAAATGAAGGGGAATTTGATGGTAACTTAGaaggtgatgagattgatgaggaaTTGGCAATACTTGATGAGAATTTGTTGGCAAATGaagaagatggtgatgatgatcttgTCTTTGCTAGTGCTCCCATCGTTGAGTTTAATAAGATTGATCAATTAGATGAGGATGAATTGAATAGCTGGAAAACTTGGGAAAATATGGTAAGATATGAACATGGGAAAGAGTTTGCGGTTGGACAAGTGTTCCCAAACAAAGCTTCACTTAGCGATGAGGTGACATCATATTGTGTTAAAGCAAATCAATTTTTCAAAGTTGCCGAATCAAAGCCTAATACTATTACCTTCAAATGTGGCCGGATTCCTACACCATGTAATTGGCGGTTAAGGGCTACACAAAAAGACTTTCATTCTGAAGTTTTTACCATTGTGACATACAAAGGTCCTCATGATGAGTCTTGTGTTTGTGACATGGTACCTCAAGACCACATGAATTTGAAACGAGCATTCATAAGTCATGAGATTCGTAACCTTGTTGAGGGAGATTGGGGATATAAAGTAAACTCTGTTGTTACTTATATTTTAGATAAGTATGGTTACACAATTTCATACACCAAAGCTTGGAATGCAAAACAAAGAGCAATTGAGGAAATATTTGGAGATTGGGATAAATCATATGAGTTGCTACCTCGTTTCATGCAAGGCTTAAAAGAATCTAATCCTGGCACTATTGTTCAATTTTATACAACACCAACAACTAACCCAAATGTGCAAAAATTCAAGCGTGTTTTTTGGGCATTTAAACCATGTATTGATGGCTTTGAACATTGTCGGCCAGTTTTAAGCATTGATGGAACCCACTTATATGGAAAGTTCAAGGGAACAATTTTGACAGCTATGTCAATTGATGCTAATAATCAAATTTTCCCGGTTGCTTTTGCTATTGTTGAAGCCGAAAATACCGATAGTTGGCCTTGGTTTATGTCATGCATAAGAGTATTTGTTACCAAAAGAAGTGGGTTGTGTGTCATTTCCGATAGACACAAAGGGATTATGAAAGCAATGAGTGAAGTTGGTAGTGGGTGGGAGGAGCCGTATGCCTATCATAGGGTTTGCATTCGTCATTTGGCTTCAAATGTTAATACAAGATTTAGAAATACTGCAGTTAAAGAAATGTTTGGGTCAACGGCAATGCAATTACAAAACAAGAAGTTTGACATAGGATTTCGTCGCCTAGGTGAGTTGAATAGAGAGGCACAACAATATGTTGTTGAAATTGGAATAGAGAAGTGGTCAATGTTGAAATATGTATGCCTATCATAG